A window of the Halopseudomonas phragmitis genome harbors these coding sequences:
- the fliP gene encoding flagellar type III secretion system pore protein FliP (The bacterial flagellar biogenesis protein FliP forms a type III secretion system (T3SS)-type pore required for flagellar assembly.), with product MSRWLGLVLLLLAPAALAQTAADPLSLPAITLSTDAEGQQTYSVSLQILLLMTALTFIPAMVMMMTSFTRIIIVFAILRQALGLQQTPSSQILVGLALFLTLFVMAPVFERINETALQPYLNEEMAGEQALEAASIPLRNFMLAQTRETDLELFVRLARRNDLSGPDEVPFHILVPAFVTSELKTAFQIGFMIFIPFLVIDLVVASVLMAMGMMMLSPLIISLPFKIMLFVLVDGWALIIGTLAASFAVT from the coding sequence ATGAGCCGCTGGTTGGGGCTGGTGCTGTTGTTGCTGGCGCCAGCGGCGCTGGCGCAGACGGCTGCCGACCCGTTGAGTCTGCCGGCGATAACTCTGAGTACCGACGCTGAGGGCCAGCAGACCTATTCGGTCAGCCTGCAGATTTTGCTGCTGATGACCGCGCTGACCTTCATCCCTGCGATGGTGATGATGATGACCAGCTTTACCCGGATCATCATCGTGTTTGCTATTCTGCGTCAGGCTCTGGGGCTGCAACAGACGCCGTCCAGCCAGATCCTGGTTGGTCTGGCACTGTTTCTGACCCTGTTCGTCATGGCGCCGGTCTTTGAGCGTATCAACGAAACCGCACTGCAGCCTTATCTCAATGAGGAAATGGCTGGCGAGCAGGCACTGGAAGCTGCCAGCATTCCGCTGCGCAATTTTATGCTGGCGCAGACCCGGGAAACCGATCTGGAACTGTTTGTACGGCTGGCCCGGCGCAATGACCTGAGCGGGCCGGATGAGGTGCCGTTCCATATTCTGGTCCCAGCCTTCGTTACTTCCGAGCTGAAAACCGCGTTTCAAATCGGCTTCATGATTTTCATCCCATTCCTGGTGATCGATCTGGTGGTAGCCAGTGTGTTGATGGCCATGGGTATGATGATGCTGTCGCCGCTGATCATTTCATTACCCTTCAAGATCATGCTGTTCGTACTGGTCGACGGCTGGGCGCTGATTATTGGCACCTTGGCGGCCAGCTTTGCCGTGACATAG
- the pomA gene encoding flagellar motor protein PomA, translating into MDIATLIGLLGAIVIIALAIILGASAEVFFNVPALLIVICGSLFVVLAKFSISQFIGAIRVAGRAFFFRLPDTEESIDELVELADIARKRGLLALEEREIHSPFLRSGVQLLIDGHAPETVKAILEKERLLTLDRNRWGAKVFSALGDVGPAMGMIGTLIGLVQMLSNMEDPKAIGPAMAVALLTTLYGAMLATMICIPIADKLNLRMTEEARMQALWLDAILAIQEGTNPRVVEQLLSSYLPPNKRERNADGEQDAA; encoded by the coding sequence GTGGATATCGCCACACTTATTGGCCTTTTAGGCGCAATAGTAATCATCGCTCTAGCCATCATTCTCGGCGCCTCGGCCGAAGTTTTCTTCAATGTTCCCGCGCTGCTGATAGTTATTTGTGGCAGCCTGTTTGTCGTTCTGGCCAAATTCAGCATAAGCCAATTTATTGGCGCCATTCGGGTAGCTGGCCGGGCCTTTTTCTTTCGCCTGCCGGACACCGAAGAAAGCATTGATGAACTGGTCGAACTGGCCGATATCGCCCGCAAGCGCGGGCTGCTGGCTCTGGAAGAGCGGGAAATCCACTCACCCTTTCTCAGAAGCGGTGTTCAACTGCTGATCGACGGCCATGCCCCGGAAACCGTCAAGGCGATTCTGGAAAAAGAGCGCCTGCTGACTCTGGACCGCAACCGCTGGGGCGCCAAGGTATTCAGCGCACTGGGTGATGTTGGCCCAGCCATGGGCATGATCGGCACACTGATAGGCCTGGTGCAGATGCTGTCAAACATGGAAGACCCCAAGGCCATCGGCCCGGCCATGGCGGTGGCGCTGCTGACCACCCTGTACGGCGCCATGCTGGCAACCATGATCTGTATCCCCATCGCTGACAAGCTCAACCTGCGCATGACCGAAGAAGCCCGCATGCAGGCGCTGTGGCTGGACGCCATCCTGGCTATCCAGGAAGGCACCAACCCTCGGGTGGTGGAACAGCTGTTGAGCAGCTACCTGCCACCGAACAAACGTGAACGCAATGCTGACGGCGAACAGGACGCGGCCTGA
- the flhB gene encoding flagellar biosynthesis protein FlhB: MAEQQDSSQERTEEPTAKRLKDARDKGQIPRSKELNTLAVVIVAALGLLMLGPGMAQRLMDVMVYNFAFEREVLYVTDSMGWHLMASLDQGLRSLGPLFLMLLFAALGGPILLGGWLLSAKSMAPKFERLNPIAGLKRMFSLKALVELLKALAKFLVVLTVALLVLNLRREDMLSMANEPLPIAIVHAGWVLGTSLLLLACSLIVIAAVDIPFQLWDNKKKLRMTKQEIKDEFKDTEGKPEVKSRIRQLQREMAERRMMSEVPKADVVITNPTHYAVALKYDPLKSGAPVLVAKGADFLAQKIREIAQEHDVVVLESPPLARAVFHSTELEQEIPAGLYLAVAQVLAYVFQLRQYRAGQGKRPGPMPEPKIPDDLRRDE; the protein is encoded by the coding sequence ATGGCTGAGCAGCAGGACAGCAGCCAGGAACGCACCGAAGAGCCCACGGCCAAACGGCTCAAGGATGCCCGGGACAAAGGCCAGATCCCGCGATCCAAGGAGCTCAATACCCTGGCGGTGGTGATTGTGGCCGCATTGGGCTTGCTGATGCTGGGACCGGGAATGGCCCAGAGACTGATGGATGTCATGGTCTACAACTTTGCCTTCGAACGTGAGGTGTTGTACGTCACCGACAGCATGGGCTGGCACCTGATGGCCTCGCTTGACCAGGGGCTGCGCTCGCTTGGGCCACTATTTCTGATGCTGCTGTTCGCTGCCTTGGGCGGTCCGATCCTGTTGGGCGGCTGGCTGCTCAGTGCCAAGTCGATGGCGCCCAAGTTTGAGCGGCTCAATCCGATTGCCGGGCTCAAGCGGATGTTCTCGCTCAAGGCGCTGGTTGAGCTGCTCAAGGCTCTGGCCAAGTTCCTGGTGGTGCTGACCGTGGCCTTACTGGTGCTCAACCTGCGCCGTGAAGATATGCTGTCCATGGCCAACGAGCCCTTGCCGATTGCCATCGTGCATGCCGGCTGGGTGCTGGGGACTTCATTGCTATTGCTGGCCTGTTCGCTGATTGTGATTGCGGCGGTGGATATTCCTTTCCAGCTTTGGGACAACAAGAAAAAGCTGCGGATGACCAAGCAGGAAATCAAGGACGAGTTCAAGGACACCGAGGGCAAACCCGAAGTCAAATCTCGGATCCGACAGTTGCAGAGGGAAATGGCCGAGCGGCGAATGATGAGTGAAGTGCCCAAGGCCGATGTGGTAATCACCAACCCGACTCACTATGCCGTGGCGCTCAAATACGATCCGCTGAAATCGGGGGCGCCGGTGCTGGTGGCCAAGGGGGCGGACTTTCTGGCCCAGAAGATTCGCGAGATTGCCCAGGAGCACGACGTGGTAGTGCTTGAATCGCCACCGCTGGCGCGTGCGGTGTTCCACAGTACCGAACTGGAGCAGGAAATACCGGCCGGGTTGTACCTGGCAGTGGCCCAGGTGCTGGCCTATGTGTTCCAGTTGCGTCAGTACCGGGCTGGCCAGGGCAAGCGCCCAGGCCCGATGCCAGAGCCGAAAATTCCTGACGATCTGCGTCGGGATGAGTGA
- the fliR gene encoding flagellar biosynthetic protein FliR, translated as MLELTSSEISRWVASYLWVLFRIGAVLMTMPVLGTQLLPMRIRLYLALALTILIAPQVPVVPTLDALSLATWVIIAEQILIGAAMGFLLQLLFQIHVLAGQVIAMQMGLGFASMNDPSMGISVAVISQVFTMLVTLLFLAMNGHLVVIEVLAESFTTLPVGQSLVAADFLTLVQRFSWVLAASLLIGLPAVTALLIVNLSFGVMMRAAPQLNIFSIGFPLTLVFGLFILWVLLGNVLGQYHELAAEALIWLREMVGAR; from the coding sequence ATGCTCGAACTGACCAGCAGCGAGATCAGTCGCTGGGTTGCCAGCTATCTGTGGGTGCTGTTTCGCATCGGCGCGGTGCTGATGACCATGCCGGTACTTGGCACCCAGTTGCTACCCATGCGCATTCGCTTGTACCTGGCTCTTGCCTTGACCATTCTGATTGCTCCGCAGGTTCCTGTAGTACCGACGCTGGATGCGCTGTCATTGGCGACCTGGGTCATCATTGCCGAACAGATTCTGATCGGCGCGGCCATGGGCTTTCTGCTGCAATTGCTGTTTCAGATCCATGTTTTGGCCGGCCAGGTGATCGCCATGCAGATGGGTCTGGGCTTTGCCTCAATGAACGACCCAAGCATGGGGATATCGGTGGCGGTTATCAGCCAGGTGTTCACTATGCTGGTGACCCTGCTGTTTCTGGCGATGAATGGTCATCTGGTGGTAATCGAGGTGCTGGCCGAGAGCTTCACAACCCTGCCCGTTGGTCAGTCGCTGGTGGCGGCTGATTTTCTGACGCTGGTCCAGCGCTTTTCCTGGGTACTGGCGGCATCGCTGCTGATTGGTCTGCCGGCGGTCACTGCGTTGCTGATCGTCAACCTGTCGTTCGGGGTGATGATGCGGGCGGCGCCGCAGCTCAACATCTTCTCCATCGGTTTCCCGCTGACTCTGGTGTTTGGTCTCTTCATTCTCTGGGTGCTGCTGGGCAATGTGCTGGGGCAATACCATGAACTGGCGGCTGAGGCTCTGATCTGGCTGCGTGAAATGGTGGGGGCGCGCTGA
- a CDS encoding SIMPL domain-containing protein — MERESRIALVALLVALVMAAALAFMAISIKTGLLQFRDADRIVSVKGLAERTVEADLALWPINFIVAGNSLDRLQADIEAQQDLIRSFLLLKGFAETEVQLSMPKITDQHSNVYGQTLPPERYRAEVTVLVRTAEVEKVKTGMQGVGELVKSGVALSQSYEFQPRFLFTRLETIKPDMIADATRDARAAADQFARDANAQVGSIRRASQGYFSIEDVDPYTPEVKRVRVVTSIDYSLD; from the coding sequence ATGGAAAGGGAATCCCGAATTGCGCTGGTGGCATTGCTGGTAGCCTTGGTTATGGCTGCTGCGCTGGCCTTTATGGCGATCAGTATCAAGACCGGCCTTTTGCAGTTTCGTGATGCTGACCGCATTGTCAGCGTCAAGGGTCTGGCCGAGCGTACCGTTGAAGCAGATCTGGCACTGTGGCCGATCAATTTCATAGTGGCTGGCAACAGTCTCGATCGCCTGCAGGCCGATATCGAAGCCCAACAGGACCTGATTCGGTCGTTCCTGTTGCTCAAGGGCTTTGCCGAGACCGAGGTACAGCTCTCGATGCCGAAGATCACCGATCAGCATTCCAATGTGTATGGCCAGACGCTGCCACCGGAGCGTTACCGGGCTGAGGTCACCGTGCTGGTGCGAACTGCTGAGGTTGAAAAGGTAAAAACCGGTATGCAAGGGGTAGGGGAGCTGGTCAAGTCTGGTGTTGCGCTAAGCCAGAGCTATGAATTCCAGCCGCGCTTTCTGTTCACCCGGCTGGAAACCATCAAGCCGGACATGATTGCTGACGCCACCCGCGATGCTCGCGCTGCTGCCGATCAGTTTGCCCGCGATGCCAACGCCCAGGTCGGAAGTATTCGCCGGGCATCACAGGGTTATTTCTCGATTGAGGATGTCGACCCCTATACCCCGGAAGTCAAGCGCGTGCGGGTAGTTACCAGTATTGACTACAGTTTGGACTGA
- a CDS encoding flagellar motor protein MotB: protein MELPPEEEKTGVPPWVVTFADLMSLLMCFFVLLLSFSEIDAQRFKQIAGELSKAFGVQREVPALEIPMGTSPIFDKFSPGIPEPTPVDSVRQQTTEQAPQLETLRAELEAGLQSQVSDVTRQQLEITQQALAQLLSHEITEGRLQLEQDRQRLVIRVEEKGSFPSGSADMTPAFLDMLDRVADVLARVPGEITIEGHTDNIPISTARFQSNWDLSAARASSVANALLYSQAVNPERLRVQGYAETRPRTSNDSADNRALNRRVEIIIDLSGPAAEYEAELRQLMEDDLSELVRELDVQPAP from the coding sequence ATGGAACTGCCCCCGGAAGAAGAAAAGACCGGCGTGCCACCCTGGGTGGTCACCTTCGCTGACCTGATGTCGCTGCTGATGTGTTTTTTCGTGCTGCTGCTGTCGTTCTCCGAGATCGATGCCCAGCGCTTCAAGCAAATCGCCGGCGAGTTGTCCAAGGCCTTTGGTGTTCAACGCGAAGTACCGGCGCTGGAAATCCCCATGGGTACCAGCCCGATATTCGACAAGTTTTCGCCTGGCATCCCCGAACCCACGCCGGTCGACAGTGTGCGCCAGCAAACCACCGAGCAGGCACCGCAACTGGAGACCCTGCGCGCCGAACTGGAGGCCGGCCTGCAAAGCCAGGTCAGCGATGTAACCCGCCAACAGCTCGAAATCACCCAGCAGGCCCTGGCACAGTTGCTCAGCCACGAAATCACTGAAGGCCGGCTGCAACTGGAACAGGACCGTCAACGTCTGGTAATCCGGGTCGAGGAAAAAGGCTCGTTCCCATCTGGCTCAGCCGATATGACCCCAGCCTTTCTCGACATGCTCGACAGGGTAGCCGATGTGCTAGCCAGGGTACCGGGCGAAATCACCATTGAAGGTCATACCGATAACATCCCGATCAGTACCGCACGCTTCCAGTCCAACTGGGATCTGTCAGCCGCGCGCGCCTCATCGGTGGCCAACGCCCTGCTCTACAGCCAGGCGGTGAACCCGGAACGCCTTCGGGTTCAGGGCTATGCCGAAACCCGGCCGCGCACCAGCAATGACAGTGCAGACAACCGGGCACTGAACCGTCGGGTTGAGATCATTATCGACCTGTCAGGACCGGCAGCCGAATATGAAGCCGAGCTGCGCCAATTGATGGAAGATGATCTGAGTGAGCTGGTACGTGAACTGGACGTGCAGCCGGCACCTTGA
- the fliQ gene encoding flagellar biosynthesis protein FliQ gives MTPEVAVDLFRQALWLTTVMVAVIVLPSLVVGLIVAMFQAATQINEQTLSFLPRLLFTFMTLIWLGPWLVRELVEFSDRLYREIPGLIG, from the coding sequence ATGACACCTGAAGTGGCTGTTGATCTGTTTCGTCAGGCCTTGTGGCTGACCACTGTGATGGTTGCAGTGATTGTCCTGCCGAGTCTGGTCGTGGGTTTGATTGTCGCCATGTTCCAGGCGGCCACCCAGATCAACGAGCAGACCCTGAGCTTTCTGCCGCGCTTGTTGTTCACCTTCATGACCCTGATCTGGCTCGGCCCCTGGCTGGTCAGGGAGCTGGTCGAGTTCAGTGACCGTCTGTATCGGGAAATCCCCGGGCTGATTGGCTAA